The proteins below are encoded in one region of Equus quagga isolate Etosha38 unplaced genomic scaffold, UCLA_HA_Equagga_1.0 HiC_scaffold_4471_RagTag, whole genome shotgun sequence:
- the LOC124232317 gene encoding olfactory receptor 5W2-like, protein MNRGNCSSMTEFIFLGITNNTRMKVTLFTVFLVVYLVNLLANLGMLILIRINSQLHTPMYFFLSHLSFCDLCYSTAVGPKMLVDLFAKNRSIPFFGCALQFLIFCIFADSECLLLAVMAFDWYKAISNPLLYRVNMSSRVCSLLMAGVYLVGTADALIHTTLTFRLCFCGSNEINHFFCDLPPLFILSCSDIQVNELVLFTIFGFIELSTISGVLISYCYIILSVLKIHSAEGRFKAFSTCISHLITVAIFQGTMLFMYFRPSSSYSLDQDKMSSLFYTLVIPMLNPIIYSLRNKDVKKALKRMETNRWF, encoded by the coding sequence atgaatagaGGAAATTGCTCCTCCATGactgaattcatttttcttggaatCACCAACAACACTAGGATGAAAGTAACCCTATTTACCGTGTTTCTGGTTGTTTATCTCGTTAATCTTCTGGCAAATCTTGGAATGCtcattttaattagaataaaTTCCCAGCTGCACACACcaatgtacttcttcctcagccACCTCTCTTTCTGTGACCTCTGCTATTCCACAGCAGTTGGGCCCAAGATGCTGGTGGACTTGTTTGCCAAGAATAGATCAATCCCTTTCTTCGGCTGTGCTCTGCAATTCTTGATCTTCTGTATCTTTGCAGATTCTGAATGTCTACTGCTGGCAGTGATGGCCTTTGATTGGTACAAGGCCATTAGCAACCCCTTGCTCTATAGAGTCAACATGTCCAGCAGGGTGTGCTCCCTGCTCATGGCCGGGGTTTATCTGGTGGGAACGGCAGATGCTTTGATACACACAACATTAACGTTCCGCTTATGTTTCTGTGGGTCAAATGAGattaatcatttcttctgtgatttaCCACCACTTTTCATCCTTTCCTGCTCTGATATACAGGTCAATGAGTTGGTGTTATTCACCATTTTTGGCTTCATTGAACTGAGTACCATTTCGGGAGTTCTTATCTCTTATTGCTATATTATCCTGTCAGTCTTGAAGATCCACTCTGCTGAGGGGAGGTTCAAAGCTTTCTCCACCTGCATCTCCCACCTAATCACTGTGGCAATTTTCCAGGGAACTATGCTCTTCATGTATTTCAGGCCAAGCTCTTCCTACTCCCTAGATCAAGACAAAATGTCCTCGTTGTTTTACACCCTTGTGATTCCTATGTTAAATCCTATAATTTATAGCCTGCGGAACAAGGATGTGAAAAAGGCCCTGAAAAGAATGGAAACTAATAGATGGTTTTAA